Part of the Gammaproteobacteria bacterium genome is shown below.
CCTTTTTCATGACCTTTTAACGAATTATAACACACTAGCAAGCGTATAAAACAACACAGTAGAGGGCTTATGGTAAATTATACCATCGATACTTTTCTCCAGTGTGAAACCCCTGACTCCTGGCTTAAAGCAGCGTTAAATAATATCCCCTTGCTGTTACTCGATCACGCCCATTGTGAGAAAAAAGCCGCAGCAACTGCGTTGAGCCTGATCAATCGTTATAGCAATAAGTCATTATTACTTCACAAAATGTCGCGGCTTTCGAGGGAAGAGCTTCGCCATTTTGAACAAGTGCTTGTCATTATTGAGGGGCGGGGAGAAAGGTTCCGCCAATTAAAACCCGGGAGATATATCGCCTCCTTATACCAATTGGTCACTCCCTATGAATCTATGAAACTGATTGATTCACTTATCTTAGGCGCTTTTATTGAAGCTCGATCATGCGAACGATTCCGGCTATTATCGGATTATCTTGAACCGGAATTAGCTACTTTTTACCGCAAACTCTATTTGGCGGAAGCAAGGCATTTCCAAGAATATTTACTGCTTGCAGCGCACTTTGCAGAAGATAAGCTCGATGAGCGGATCTTATTTTTCGGCCAACATGAAGCAAAACTTATCCTGGAAAAAGACGCTGTCTTTCGTTTTCATAGCGGCGTTCCTGAGGGAGACTAGCAGACTTTTTTAAATTTGATAACTAATTCGGATTAATATGTCGTGTGCTATCCTATCCTCTATTAATAAATTATAAAAAATTGGAGCTGATAGCTTACAGGGCACTAGATTTTTCAGATTAGATTAATCGTGACAAGCATTCTTGAGCAAGTATAGGGTTTAGAAAAAAGGCGACTGATGTTGTACCCTCTTTATTGACCCATTGTTTATTTCAATGGAATCGCTCTATCTTCATAACGATATAATATTCACTTCTTCATAAGCTTCTTATTTTTTCATCATATTAGTAATATTTTTTAATAGGTCCTTGGTATAGGGTCGAATTTCGAATTAATTGCTTCTTAGTGGGGCTTAAATGCTTTTTGTTAATATAGTGTTAACAATAGCCACCTATACTTAAAATATGCTTAATTTCGCGCCTAATTCATGATATTTAGGAATAGCTCCGATGCCTTTTTACACCAAAAAATTTATTGATGAAGCGTTAAGAATAAAAAGCAACAGTAATGTTTCTGAAATTACAACCAGTTATCACGCTTCTGGGCCTGACAGCTATTATGATTCATGGTTAGGCTTAATTGAAAACAATTCTAATGCATGGATTATGCAAGAGGGCGATCCCCAGCGTAATGCCAAAACGAAAATAATAATCAGTAGCTTGCTCTTTCGAGATACGCCACCTGACCCTGTCATGTATTCTTTCATAAATCAATTATTAACATATCCATCGATTGAAGTTTATTTATGGCTTGGAAAAAATGTTAGATTTGCTGAGTCAAAACCTATTAGTAATTCAGCACAATTGTGGCAAACTCGTCAACAACTCACTTCAATGAAAGGAGAAGATGTCAAACACGCTTTGTCACACCAAGGACAATCATTTGATGACATAAAAATTATTGATGATGCAGAGTATACAAATCTAATTAGTATATTAAAAATATCCAGTCGTACTTTAACTCTACCTTTATCCTATATCGATTTAGACAAGTATTTTGAAAACATTGATGTTTCAAAATTAACGTGCGTGGATATATATAATATTCTATCTGTAACTCAAGAAGAAATAGATTTCGTTAAAAAACTGCCTAATATAGCTCACATAATTATAAATATTTATATCAATAGCGGTGGTTGTTATGATGCAATTATCGGTAATGTAACTAAGCATAAATCCAATTATGCATTAAACATTATGTGTGATAGATACAAACAAATAACAATTGCGTCTGATCCAGGTCGGAGAGAAGTTCAGCATATTAATTTAATGAGTAGTCCACATAATATTCTTGAAGAATTAACTGTCAAATATTTTAACTTAAACATATTGGATTTACAGGCTTGCAGCAAACTTCGTCGGTTGACGATATCGGAGAGTAGTTTAAAGCAGATTGATTTAACCTGTTGCCATAGCTTAGAAGAACTTGACATACAAGGTAATTCAGCAGGCAATGATTTAGAACTTGATTTAAGAAGCTGTCACTTATTAAAGAAATTAATAATAAAGAACGTACCTATCAAATCGATTATATTTGATCAGAACGCAACGTTGTCATATTTGGAAATAGATGATTATTTGCACTCTTTAGAAATAACCCATGCTCCTTCCACTGAGCATTATGTGGGTCCTGCTATACTGTGCATGCGAAATAATAACAATAATAAAGCTATTGAAGCGCGTAAAACTATTTATTTCACAAATGCTGAAGGCTTGTCCGAATTCAAAGTGCCAGGAAGTTTAACAACATTAAACATACCACATGAATTACAATCATTTACCTTAGATATAGCGGACGCTAAGCAGCTAGAGGCGCTGTGTATAAATAGCGGTCAACTTGAACTGATAGGCGAGGAACAATTACGTGTTTTGACCCTAAAAACCTTGAAATTAGCCAATCTAAATTATCAAAAAGTTTCCAGGATACTTAACATAATAAAACCAAGTTTGAATAAACTAACTATTCAGAATTTAGATGCAAGTATCATCGAATTATTAAGTAGGCATACACAATTACATGAACTAACTGTTACCACTATAACTTCGAATATACAGCTATCAAAAATAACAAATCTTAAATCTATGATAGTGAATGGCAGAATCGAAAATCCTGTTGAAATTGATATCATGAATTGTGTTAATTTAACAGAGTTTGAGATACCTAATCCTGATAACGTTTGCATCCTGGGAAATTTTAATAATGTACCAAAAACAATAAGTTTAAATGATAATAATCTGCAGCCACTATCTTCACAACAAATAAAGCTCTCTTCTTACAACTTAGATTGTATAGCTGATTTACCAAACGCTAAACTGTTAGTGTTAAGTAATGGTAGCAAAGAATCATTGAAAATTAGTAACTACCCGTTATTACAAGTAATCTCGATTGCTCAAGGAAGAAGTAATATAATTAATTTGTCATTGCTACCAGCATTAGTAGAATTCACAATAACAGATTCCGACTGTGAAACTATAATAGGGGATGACATATTATATGGTTTAAAAGTCTTAGAAGTCACTAATTGCAAAAAAATAAAAAATATTGATTTAACAGTAATGCCAAATTTGGAATCGATAATCATAACTTCTTGCCCACAGTTAAATACTCTCGATTTCTCATTTTTGAAATATATTAAACATATATATATCGAGACAATGCAACCTGCCATTGATCTATCTAACAACATTAATTTAGAAAGCCTCAGTGTCACGGGAAACTTTGAAATCATTAACACTGAAAAATTACCCAATCTAAAATATTTAGATGTTCATTGCGTACTTCAAAATAAAATACTACAGGTCAAGAGCAACTATTGCCCGAAATTAAAAGATATACGCATATTCAGTCATACCCTTGATTTAACTATTAAAAATAGTATCAATATAAAATATATGCACATTCATCATACGGGACTACATTTAAGGATACAGGGGATAACGCGATTATTTAGCCTAAGAAAATTCCTGTATGAGGGGCAGCTTAAGATGCAAAATGAGGTTATTTACAATTTGCCTGCTAATTGCCAATATACAGATGCTTCGACTGAATCAAGGTACAAACATGTAACTAATATAGCTAAAAAAATACGTGCAGCTCTGAAACAAGCGCCTAATTTCAACGATGATGTTGATAATGTAAAAAGATTTAATGAGAGAAGTCCCGTCTCTATTTATCAGCATCGTGATAAACGTATTCCTGACAACAAAACAGGTAAGAACCTTACTCCGTTTCACGCCCAAGGTCAGTTTTCAGTTACATTCATTGATCCCTATGAGCAAGCTGAACCAGATAATTATCATATAATCATATTGGATCGGATAATTTCACAAGATAACCAACTTAAATTTATAACAGATCATCAGTTTACACTGCCTCATGATTTTCTGATTGAACCATCAACAAAAGAGAATAAATGTGCACTATTTAGTCACCAAGATAACAATGCTATCATCGGCAGGTTAGTGGGTGACAATATTGATGCAGATGTATTTTATTCATTACCCTCAAAAACTGCACTAGGTAGCAAAAAATCTTTATTACGATTAATGACAGACCATTCTGATGATATAAGCTTATATTGGAATGAGAAGCACAAACAGTTTTATATCAAAGCAAAAAAACCCATACCCCATCTCGTTTTCATTTATGAATTTTCGAGAACAAAAATTTATGAACAATTACCACGTAATGCCACTATCAAACCTTGTGACCAGCCTTTATTATCAGATGACATTATTCAATTTATTAATGATGCGCAACCAATGCTACCTCAAGAATTGCAATTTA
Proteins encoded:
- a CDS encoding tRNA-(ms[2]io[6]A)-hydroxylase, with the translated sequence MVNYTIDTFLQCETPDSWLKAALNNIPLLLLDHAHCEKKAAATALSLINRYSNKSLLLHKMSRLSREELRHFEQVLVIIEGRGERFRQLKPGRYIASLYQLVTPYESMKLIDSLILGAFIEARSCERFRLLSDYLEPELATFYRKLYLAEARHFQEYLLLAAHFAEDKLDERILFFGQHEAKLILEKDAVFRFHSGVPEGD